Part of the Catalinimonas alkaloidigena genome is shown below.
TTTGTTAGGTATATTATGTTTATCACTCCTCTTAATTTATGGTTACTTTTGATTGCTCGAGCCAACAACCAAAAGTAACCTTCAAAAGTTAGAGAGCTTAAAGTAACAGCAACAGACAAGTTATGCTCAACAGTGAGAGCTGTCACTGTTTTCAGCGCTCATTTGTAGTAATACAACCTGCTCCAAGCCGGGAATAAAACTCTCCGGAGGTGCTCTCTCAATTTTAACAGATGCCCTGTATTGAATTGATTATTTATGAATGCTAGTAACCAGCCGCGTGCCCATCCTTTCTGCTTTCAGATGCTCCGATGTATATTTTGTTTACTTTGTCATACATGATAGCCTGATATCCACCATACCCCCTGACACTGTGTCCAACCCGGTGTCCTTTTTTTGACAATTCAAGAATAGTTTTATAATCAAACCCACCTTCCAGGGTGACATATCCCCCATCATCCATAAGGCTTCCCTCGGGACTGGAGGAGCCTGAATGCTTAGCCCGTGGTGCATCGCCAGCTTCCTGTAAATTCATTCCAAAATCAATCATATTTATTAATATTTGTACATGACCCTGTGGTTGAAAAGCGCCACCCATCACGCCAAAGCTCATGAATGGTTCACCATCTTTAGTAACAAAACCTGGAATAATGGTATGAAAAGGTCTTTTATGAGGAGCGTAAGTATTATAATGTCCCTCTTCAAGATTAAATGAAGTTCCTCTGTTTTGAAGGCTAAAGCCAAGCCCATCAGGAACAATGCCTCCTCCCATTCCAGAATAATTACTCTGTATCAGAGAGACCATATTACCTTCCTTGTCAGCTACACTGAGGTAAATCGTATTACTACCTTCCTGCATCAAACCAGGCTTATATTCCCGGCTTGCGCTAGCACCATCAATTAAGCTTCTTCTTGACTCGGCATACTCCTTGGAAATTAGTTCCTCTAAGGGAATGCTGTTGAAATCAGGATCTGCATAGTAGGTAGCCCTGTCTTCATAGGCCAGTTTTTTTGCCTCAATCAAATGATGAAGGTACTCACTGCTTCCAAACCCCATTGCTTGTAAGTCATAGCCTTCCAGTATATTTAACATCTGTAGCACAGCTGTACCCTGACCATTAGGTGGGAGTTCCCATACGTCATATCCACGGTAATTGGCAGAAATGGGCTCTACCCAATCAGAATAATGATCTGCCAGATCTTTTTCAGAAATAAACCCACCTTCTCTTTGTACAGTAGCAGCAATAGTCTTGGCTAGATCACCTTTGTAAAATTCATCCCGTCCTTTATTGGCAATTATTGAAAGGGTTGAAGCTAGGTCGGGGTTCTTAAAAACTTCTCCTTTCTTTGGAGCACGGCCATTGGGCATAAACGTTTTTTTGAACCCATCATACCTTTGAAGTGACCGAGCATATCCCTCCCAAAGAAAAGCGATTACCTCAGTTACAGGGTAACCCTCTTCAGCATAAGTGATAGCAGGCTGAAGTAATTCTTTCATGGGCATACTTCCAAACCTGGAATTCAACTCATACCAACCATCTACACAACCTGGAACTGATACAGCCAATGCCCCACTTCCCGGTATTCTTTCAATATCATAATTGCTAAAGTATTCAAGCGTTAACTCATAGGGAGACCTACCACTGCCATTCAACCCATATAGTTTTTGAGTCTTTTGATCCCATACAATAGCAAAAATATCTCCCCCAATCCCACTGCCTGTGGGTTCTACCACGCCTAAAACAGCATTAGCAGCAATTGCAGCATCTACTGCATTCCCACCATTTTTTAGAATATCCAAGGCTACCGTAGTGGCTAAAGGTTGACTGGTTGCTGCCATTCCATTACGTGCCATTACTTCAGAGCGTGTTGCAAAAGGTGCACCCGTATACCTGGATTGGCATTTTCCTATATACGGATTAAGCGTCAATATGAAAATAACTAAGCAAAAACGTAATTTATAGTATTGCATAAAGCTTAAATAAGATAGTTGATAATGAAGGGTAGTGGCTCCTGTTTATTGAGCCACTAAAAGTGTTAATGTTCAAAAAGTATATGAGCACTATTGCTCATCCCACCATACATGGGTATTGATATCATCTCTTCCCTGCCTTTGCACTGCTTGCGTATAATTTTCATTGTTAGTTACCTGTTGATCAGTGGGGTAGCGGAAACGAACGGGTATTAAATCATCATTATTATTCACCAGAGATGGTTCTAAGGTTGGGTAACCGGTTCTTTTCCACTCGTACCACCCTTGTAAATCGGTAAAAAACAAGGCAATCCATTTTTGCTGCCCAATAAGTTCATCGGCTTGCGCTTCGTTATAAGCAACTCCTCCAGTTTGAAGATATGCTTCAATATCAAATACATTTTCTACATCAAAGCTTTGGTAATAGTCAAAAGAAGCACGAATACCTTCATTATAGTAAGCTTCTGCATCTCCACTTATCCACCACTTATGTGCAGCCTCAGCTAAATTAAAATTCAGTTCAGCAAAGGTCAAAATCAGTCCGTCAGCCGGTGCGGCTACCTGTTGGTCTATATAATATATAGTGCCAAACTGTGAGACTTTACTATCTATATCACTGCCCAGGTTCTCATCTGTCTCACCATTTCGCACTCCCTGCCATTCTAATTCCCCTGTACCAGCTTCAAACGCTTGTTGAGACTCTACGGTAGGTTGTGCCATCACTTTTAAGCGTGGGTCTTGCAAATCAATAAGTACATCAGCTAAGGTTTTACTCAATCTGCGATCTAAGAAATGACCTGAGCGGTAGGCAGCTAAAGGGAAATAATTGGGTGAAGTTATATACTCTAAAGCAGCCTGATCTTCATTGGATGACATTAAAGGATATTGCTCAGGAGCACTTAGCATGCTTTGTAGTTCCGTCGAAGGATCAACACGATTAGATTGTCTAATCAAAAGCCTCACTCTTAATGCATTCCCAAATTTTTTCCATTTCATGATATCACCCCCGTAGAGGATATCATTAGAAA
Proteins encoded:
- a CDS encoding SusD/RagB family nutrient-binding outer membrane lipoprotein; the protein is MNKLYIVFLTAFFSLTLLSCEKDFKELAVNPNNPEDVGPDLLMVNIIRSTVNNMVNDAFSIGNVAAQYATEIREPNVDRYIWNSFGTWNDGFNTLRDVNNLYEIAEERGHENYMGIALIWKTLIFSRLTDAYGDLPFAEALQGKSGRIYFPAYSTQEAIYQGMINDLEEANTLLATNGSPISNDILYGGDIMKWKKFGNALRVRLLIRQSNRVDPSTELQSMLSAPEQYPLMSSNEDQAALEYITSPNYFPLAAYRSGHFLDRRLSKTLADVLIDLQDPRLKVMAQPTVESQQAFEAGTGELEWQGVRNGETDENLGSDIDSKVSQFGTIYYIDQQVAAPADGLILTFAELNFNLAEAAHKWWISGDAEAYYNEGIRASFDYYQSFDVENVFDIEAYLQTGGVAYNEAQADELIGQQKWIALFFTDLQGWYEWKRTGYPTLEPSLVNNNDDLIPVRFRYPTDQQVTNNENYTQAVQRQGRDDINTHVWWDEQ
- the ggt gene encoding gamma-glutamyltransferase yields the protein MARNGMAATSQPLATTVALDILKNGGNAVDAAIAANAVLGVVEPTGSGIGGDIFAIVWDQKTQKLYGLNGSGRSPYELTLEYFSNYDIERIPGSGALAVSVPGCVDGWYELNSRFGSMPMKELLQPAITYAEEGYPVTEVIAFLWEGYARSLQRYDGFKKTFMPNGRAPKKGEVFKNPDLASTLSIIANKGRDEFYKGDLAKTIAATVQREGGFISEKDLADHYSDWVEPISANYRGYDVWELPPNGQGTAVLQMLNILEGYDLQAMGFGSSEYLHHLIEAKKLAYEDRATYYADPDFNSIPLEELISKEYAESRRSLIDGASASREYKPGLMQEGSNTIYLSVADKEGNMVSLIQSNYSGMGGGIVPDGLGFSLQNRGTSFNLEEGHYNTYAPHKRPFHTIIPGFVTKDGEPFMSFGVMGGAFQPQGHVQILINMIDFGMNLQEAGDAPRAKHSGSSSPEGSLMDDGGYVTLEGGFDYKTILELSKKGHRVGHSVRGYGGYQAIMYDKVNKIYIGASESRKDGHAAGY